A portion of the Lolium rigidum isolate FL_2022 chromosome 1, APGP_CSIRO_Lrig_0.1, whole genome shotgun sequence genome contains these proteins:
- the LOC124678491 gene encoding uncharacterized protein LOC124678491: MDFFKLKKFGKARKSARGEGETLEADEDATAGNVASEGDISEENPEAAAAGMANGGGEDGEDEEEEEDDGDDIVNDVKRRLKEIRMNNFMVKIPEDENAEVEEDGDEEEEGSSSREWMESDVGQGFPLCGFDSLYDKYCQRMLAFDKMITQTLKDSGLFNISKKSPRSASKLASTLRSLSFKKRDELQEDCEHLQQQQTEDDPYQTLETAYVAHVSLSWEAIHCTYMHLSLILAAQPENPTTYSCAAQAFQQFQVLLQRFVENEPFEQGSRVEIYARSRSSLSKLLQVPTFQVAERKDNDEDQMEASIFASDLIKLLEESILTFRLFLKKDKKKSSALMSVNGHTGSSIQQVQSSLDKKEMKVKELFKKKKGWKSKTWPGTMEEVQLLFALTDIKVVSRVLRMGKLSKEQLLWCEEKMSKLDLSDNKLRRDGSPILFPC; this comes from the exons ATGGATTTCTTCAAGCTCAAGAAGTTCGGGAAGGCCCGGAAGAGCGCCAGGGGCGAGGGTGAGACCCTGGAAGCCGACGAGGATGCCACCGCCGGGAATGTGGCTTCGGAGGGCGACATCTCCGAGGAGAAccctgaggcggcggcggcgggtatgGCCAACGGGGGAGGGGAGGAtggggaagatgaggaggaggaggaggacgatggggATGACATCGTCAATGACGTGAAGCGGAGGCTCAAGGAGATAAGGATGAACAACTTCATGGTAAAAATCCCCGAGGACGAGaatgcggaggtggaggaggatggggacgaggaggaggaggggagtagCTCTAGGGAGTGGATGGAGTCCGACGTCGGCCAAGGCTTCCCGTTGTGCGGGTTCGACTCGCTCTATGACAAGTACTGCCAGAGGATGCTGGCGTTTGATAAGATGATTACACAGACATTGAAGGATTCAG GGTTATTCAACATCTCAAAAAAGTCGCCTAGATCAGCATCCAAATTGGCATCAACCTTGCGCAGTCTCTCATTCAAAAAGAGGGATGAGCTTCAGGAGGACTGCGAGCATCTGCAGCAGCAGCAGACCGAGGATGACCCTTACCAAACACTCGAGACCGCATATGTTGCTCATGTTTCCTTAAGCTGGGAGGCTATTCATTGTACTTACATGCACCTGAGTCTGATCTTGGCAGCACAACCTGAGAACCCTACCACCTATAGCTGTGCTGCTCAAGCATTTCAGCAGTTCCAGGTTCTGTTGCAAAGATTTGTTGAGAATGAACCATTTGAGCAAGGATCAAGAGTTGAGATCTATGCACGTTCTCGGAGTTCCTTGTCTAAGTTGCTCCAGGTCCCCACTTTTCAAG TTGCGGAAAGGAAAGATAATGATGAAGACCAAATGGAAGCATCAATCTTCGCATCTGACCTCATCAAATTATTAGAAGAGTCTATCTTAACTTTCCGTCTTTTCCTGAAGAAAGACAAGAAAAAGAGTAGTGCCCTCATGAGTGTTAATGGCCACACAGGAAGTTCGATTCAGCAAGTTCAATCCTCTCTGGATAAG AAGGAGATGAAGGTGAAAGAGCTGTTCAAGAAGAAAAAGGGatggaagagcaagacctggccaGGCACAATGGAGGAAGTCCAGCTGCTGTTTGCCCTGACCGACATCAAAGTCGTGTCGAGGGTGCTGAGAATGGGAAAGCTCAGCAAGGAGCAGCTGCTGTGGTGCGAGGAGAAGATGAGCAAGCTGGATCTCTCCGACAACAAGCTTCGGCGGGATGGCTCCCCCATTCTTTTCCCCTGTTGA